A stretch of the Acidilobus sp. 7A genome encodes the following:
- a CDS encoding DEAD/DEAH box helicase, translating to MEGGGRGLSDLLRKVVESKGGRLIYLYREAEGEPELGPGISGLPLPDKLKSALEAEGIHRLYRFQQEAIDEIEAGRDLVIVAGTGTGKTEAFLLPLVARVLRQRGNRFLLVYPTKALARDQARRLSPLIASVGLRYSVLDGDTPASERRGIYEDPPPFIITNPDMIHIGLAESKEFRELVSEVNAAVFDEMHVYQGVLGSHVKWVIYRLSQVADEVQLIGAGATIGNPGELGAKLFSRDSVRVVTGPRRRRGEAIHAFVDYGRFSRWSFAAYLIAALASEGLKVLGFTDSQQMAELVARLARKSYNARVEVHRAGLPVEHRRRVERELAEGSLKAVVATSTLELGIDIGDLDAVVMASLPKSFNSYVQRAGRAGRRGRPGLVVTLLGDDPIEAYYASRPEEFFSREPDPGYIEPNNPEVAKLHLVALALQRGVLRRGSLPKELEASVAWAEQRGLLKARGDLLAPEWRSAREFISSVGLRSAGPMVKIVLNNKVIGEREMPMALYDLHPGALYYHAGAPLLSSKLDLQSMRAYMVKLSESVSFYTKPLYSIDILEMNVEESRLYGSVSAAYGDVHVRVSVTGYVVKDELSGATTSEVEYEEPITWDYWTKGVALKYPLLDFDTLEASLSAYHALEHVLISASRPVAGASDTDLSGVSYPTGHIVIYDSHVGGNGASRLVYERLTKIQDVAKVIVSSCTCEDGCPRCVFSPYCGNNNKFLSRHGALRVLSQLTSLKSESLDIEEIKRSHRLKAA from the coding sequence ATGGAAGGCGGGGGGAGAGGGTTAAGCGACCTCCTCAGGAAGGTCGTTGAGAGCAAAGGCGGGAGGCTAATTTACCTTTATCGTGAGGCTGAAGGTGAGCCGGAGCTTGGCCCAGGGATCTCAGGCCTCCCCCTGCCTGACAAGCTGAAGAGCGCGCTTGAGGCCGAGGGCATTCATAGGCTCTACAGGTTTCAGCAGGAGGCCATAGACGAGATAGAGGCTGGCAGGGACCTAGTAATAGTGGCGGGCACGGGGACCGGCAAGACAGAGGCCTTCCTCCTGCCCCTCGTGGCCAGGGTATTAAGGCAGAGGGGCAACAGGTTCCTTCTCGTCTACCCAACTAAGGCCCTGGCTAGGGACCAGGCCAGGAGGCTCTCGCCGCTAATAGCGAGCGTTGGCCTTCGCTATTCCGTCTTAGATGGCGACACCCCAGCGTCGGAGAGGAGGGGGATATATGAGGACCCTCCTCCCTTCATAATCACAAACCCTGACATGATACACATAGGCCTGGCGGAGTCAAAGGAGTTCCGCGAGCTAGTCTCTGAGGTTAACGCCGCAGTCTTTGATGAGATGCATGTTTACCAGGGGGTGCTGGGCTCTCATGTAAAGTGGGTCATCTACAGGCTCTCTCAGGTCGCTGACGAGGTCCAACTGATAGGGGCTGGGGCCACCATAGGGAACCCCGGGGAGCTTGGGGCCAAGCTCTTCTCAAGGGACAGCGTCAGGGTCGTCACGGGGCCTAGGAGGCGCAGAGGCGAGGCTATACACGCCTTCGTTGACTACGGCAGGTTCAGCAGGTGGTCCTTTGCGGCCTACCTCATAGCGGCGCTCGCCTCTGAGGGACTCAAGGTCCTTGGCTTCACGGACTCCCAGCAGATGGCTGAGCTCGTGGCCAGGCTGGCTAGGAAAAGTTACAACGCGAGGGTCGAGGTCCACAGGGCCGGCCTCCCCGTCGAGCATAGGAGGAGGGTGGAGCGCGAGCTTGCTGAGGGCTCCCTCAAGGCTGTCGTGGCCACCTCAACCCTTGAGCTTGGGATAGACATAGGCGACCTCGATGCTGTAGTTATGGCCTCCCTGCCCAAGAGCTTCAACAGCTACGTGCAGAGGGCCGGCAGGGCCGGCAGGAGGGGCAGGCCTGGCCTGGTGGTCACTCTACTCGGCGACGACCCCATAGAGGCCTACTACGCCTCAAGGCCTGAGGAGTTCTTCTCAAGGGAGCCTGACCCAGGCTACATAGAGCCCAACAACCCAGAGGTCGCCAAGCTGCACCTCGTGGCGCTGGCCCTCCAGAGGGGGGTTCTGAGGAGAGGCTCGCTGCCCAAGGAGCTCGAGGCCTCCGTTGCCTGGGCGGAGCAGCGCGGCCTCCTGAAGGCCAGGGGCGACCTGCTGGCGCCTGAGTGGAGGTCTGCCAGGGAGTTCATTAGCTCCGTAGGCCTCAGGTCCGCGGGACCTATGGTTAAGATAGTCCTAAACAATAAAGTTATTGGCGAGAGGGAGATGCCCATGGCCCTCTACGACCTTCACCCAGGGGCCCTCTACTATCACGCCGGCGCCCCACTGCTCTCCTCAAAGCTTGATCTTCAGTCCATGAGGGCTTACATGGTTAAGCTGTCGGAGAGCGTGAGCTTCTACACAAAGCCCCTCTACAGCATAGATATACTTGAGATGAACGTGGAGGAGTCAAGGCTTTACGGCTCCGTGAGCGCAGCCTACGGCGACGTCCACGTGAGGGTGTCGGTGACGGGCTACGTGGTCAAGGACGAGCTGAGCGGCGCGACGACGAGCGAGGTGGAGTACGAGGAACCCATAACGTGGGACTACTGGACCAAGGGGGTTGCCTTAAAGTACCCGCTGCTGGACTTCGACACGCTTGAGGCCTCCCTGAGCGCCTACCACGCCCTTGAACACGTGCTGATATCGGCCTCAAGGCCCGTGGCCGGCGCGAGTGACACTGACCTCAGCGGGGTCAGCTACCCCACGGGGCACATAGTCATATATGACTCTCACGTGGGCGGCAACGGGGCCTCTAGGCTTGTTTATGAGAGGCTAACTAAGATACAGGATGTGGCTAAAGTCATAGTCTCGTCTTGTACGTGCGAGGACGGTTGCCCCCGCTGCGTCTTCTCGCCCTACTGTGGCAACAACAACAAGTTCCTCTCAAGGCACGGTGCCCTGAGGGTCCTCAGCCAGCTTACCTCGCTTAAGTCGGAGTCCCTCGATATTGAGGAGATTAAAAGGTCCCACAGACTTAAGGCAGCTTAA
- a CDS encoding MFS transporter encodes MKSEVGLSRHKGVDKSDGNPFGYLDRARFSMGLLKVVLVSGMGFFTDAYDLFNINVLLLFLIPLWHLTSAQQGLLASSAIFSAIAGQLLFGRLLDVLGRKKVYGIEAAVLAAGAAASAFSVNFPMLLATRAVMGLGIGGDYPASSTIASEYSPTETRGRAVALVFSMQGFGIATAVVTGLIAAAFLPPDLAWRLVALVGAIPPALVIYFRRQVPETPRYSLLVKGDVHEARKGLRLVAGSETEVPMVKASRKSASQFFREYWPLLIGTTLPWLLMDMALYGTGVFSGLITSELFPGHSAVESVLRDGVPLLVGVPGYFIAAALIDRVGRKPLQLFGFAMSVALYLPMMFYFLKLLPLSDYLIYAFFGLSFTALNVGPNTTTFIVPAEVYPVRYRSTGHGISAAAGKAGAAITTLLFPIIKATYGASLGLAYIFAILSVAGLLGFAITYFFLPETKKVPLEEASGEELAPVAVREPAVH; translated from the coding sequence CATGGGCCTCCTCAAGGTCGTCCTGGTATCCGGCATGGGCTTCTTCACGGACGCCTACGACCTCTTCAACATAAACGTCTTGTTGCTCTTCCTCATACCGCTCTGGCACCTCACCAGCGCGCAGCAGGGCCTCCTGGCCTCCTCTGCAATATTTTCAGCTATAGCTGGCCAGCTGCTCTTCGGCAGGCTTCTCGACGTCCTGGGCAGGAAGAAGGTCTACGGCATAGAGGCGGCCGTCCTGGCAGCCGGGGCCGCGGCCAGCGCCTTCTCTGTCAACTTCCCTATGCTGCTCGCGACTAGGGCCGTGATGGGCCTTGGCATAGGGGGAGACTACCCGGCATCCTCGACGATAGCCAGCGAGTACTCCCCAACTGAGACAAGGGGCAGGGCGGTGGCTCTCGTGTTCTCAATGCAGGGCTTCGGCATAGCGACCGCCGTGGTCACAGGCCTTATAGCAGCTGCCTTCCTGCCTCCTGACCTGGCCTGGAGGCTGGTCGCCCTAGTCGGCGCTATACCGCCTGCGCTCGTAATCTACTTCAGGAGGCAGGTTCCTGAAACCCCAAGGTACTCCCTGCTTGTTAAAGGCGACGTGCACGAGGCTAGGAAGGGCCTCAGGCTCGTGGCAGGCTCTGAGACGGAGGTCCCAATGGTTAAGGCCTCTAGAAAGTCCGCCTCACAGTTCTTCAGGGAGTACTGGCCCCTCCTGATAGGGACCACGCTGCCCTGGTTGCTCATGGACATGGCCCTATATGGCACCGGCGTCTTCTCAGGCCTCATAACTTCGGAGCTCTTCCCAGGGCACTCGGCTGTTGAGTCTGTGCTCAGAGACGGGGTTCCCCTCCTAGTTGGAGTGCCGGGCTACTTCATAGCCGCCGCGCTAATTGATAGGGTTGGCAGAAAGCCGCTGCAGCTGTTTGGGTTTGCCATGTCGGTCGCCCTCTACCTGCCCATGATGTTCTACTTCCTTAAGCTGCTGCCCCTCTCTGACTATCTAATTTATGCCTTCTTTGGCCTCTCGTTCACAGCCCTTAACGTAGGACCCAACACGACAACCTTTATAGTGCCGGCCGAGGTCTACCCTGTCAGGTACAGGTCCACGGGACACGGCATCTCAGCAGCCGCCGGCAAGGCAGGGGCTGCCATTACGACCCTCCTGTTCCCAATAATAAAGGCAACATACGGCGCCTCGCTCGGCCTAGCTTACATATTCGCTATACTGAGCGTCGCTGGCCTGCTAGGGTTCGCAATAACTTACTTCTTCCTGCCTGAGACGAAGAAGGTGCCCCTAGAGGAGGCCAGCGGGGAGGAGCTGGCGCCGGTGGCCGTTAGGGAGCCAGCAGTGCATTAG